The following are encoded together in the Lactuca sativa cultivar Salinas chromosome 1, Lsat_Salinas_v11, whole genome shotgun sequence genome:
- the LOC111900756 gene encoding mediator of RNA polymerase II transcription subunit 7a, translating to MATATYPPPPPYYRLYKDYEQDPTSAPEPPPPIQGTYLLYGANYTTDDVLPSLEDQGVRQLYPKGPNVDFKKELRSLNRELQLHILELADVLIERPSQYARRVEDISLIFKNLHHLLNSLRPHQARATLIHILELQIQRRKQAVEDIKRRREEAQRLLKEALGTLEGQ from the exons ATGGCAACAGCAACTTATCCACCTCCTCCACCATATTACAGACTCTACAAAGATTATGAACAAGACCCCACCTCTGCTCCAGAACCTCCCCCTCCTATTCAAGGAACTTACCTCTTATATGGTGCCAATTACACT ACTGACGATGTATTGCCAAGTTTGGAGGATCAGGGTGTTCGCCAGCTGTACCCAAAAGGCCCAAATGTTG ATTTCAAGAAGGAATTGAGGTCGCTAAATAGGGAACTGCAGCTGCATATATTGGAGTTAGCTGATGTTTTGATAGAGAGGCCATCACAATATGCAAGGAGAGTGGAAGATATTTCTCTTATATTCAAGAATTTGCATCACCTTCTTAATTCGTTAAGGCCACATCAG GCGAGAGCGACTCTTATTCACATACTTGAACTTCAGATACAAAGACGAAAGCAAGCTGTGGAGGACATCAAAAG GAGGAGAGAAGAAGCACAAAGACTTCTCAAGGAGGCACTTGGGACATTGGAGGGACAATAA
- the LOC111900727 gene encoding F-box/kelch-repeat protein At2g44130 → MESHPDLTELIPGLPDEIALECLTRLHYGAHDVASHVCQRWRRLIQNREFYYHRKRSGFTRKAACFVQSLPIHSTSNVKPEKQPKYGLSVFDPITGIWDQIDPVPKYPDGLPLFCQVTSSEGKLVLMGGWNPVSWEPIRDVFVYEFTTRRWTQRVNMPLTRSFFATGACDGKVYVAGGHDESKNALNSAWVYDISANEWTELTPMSEERDECEGVFIGSEFWVVSGYETDSQGRFKSSADVFDTTTGTWRRVEEAWGVSRCPRSCVAVGQNGNFTSWDEVEPAVQVGTCGVDIGDCSVVTGSAYQGAPQAVFVIEKSNQGQNGKLIKVDVPDEFSGFVQSGCLVEI, encoded by the coding sequence ATGGAATCACATCCTGATCTCACCGAATTGATCCCAGGTTTACCTGATGAAATAGCGCTAGAGTGTTTGACTCGTTTGCACTATGGAGCTCACGACGTCGCCTCTCATGTCTGTCAACGGTGGCGTCGCCTGATACAAAACCGGGAATTCTATTACCACCGGAAAAGAAGTGGGTTCACACGGAAAGCTGCTTGTTTTGTCCAATCGCTTCCGATTCACTCTACATCAAATGTTAAACCCGAAAAACAACCGAAATACGGGTTATCGGTTTTCGATCCAATTACAGGTATTTGGGACCAAATCGACCCTGTCCCCAAGTACCCAGACGGATTGCCGTTGTTTTGCCAGGTCACAAGCTCGGAGGGGAAACTAGTGCTGATGGGCGGGTGGAACCCGGTGAGTTGGGAACCCATTCGCGACGTTTTCGTTTACGAGTTCACTACTCGgaggtggactcaacgagttaatATGCCATTAACTCGTTCCTTTTTTGCTACCGGCGCGTGTGACGGGAAAGTCTACGTCGCCGGTGGACACGACGAGAGTAAAAACGCTCTGAACAGCGCGTGGGTGTACGATATCTCCGCCAACGAGTGGACCGAGTTAACTCCGATGAGTGAGGAGCGAGACGAGTGCGAAGGAGTGTTCATCGGGTCAGAGTTCTGGGTCGTGAGCGGCTACGAAACCGACAGCCAAGGACGGTTCAAAAGCAGCGCGGATGTTTTCGATACCACCACCGGCACATGGCGGCGCGTGGAGGAAGCTTGGGGAGTGAGTCGGTGCCCTAGGTCATGTGTGGCAGTTGGTCAAAACGGTAATTTCACGTCTTGGGATGAGGTCGAACCGGCGGTTCAAGTCGGGACCTGCGGGGTTGACATTGGGGACTGCTCCGTGGTTACCGGTTCGGCTTACCAAGGAGCACCTCAAGCGGTTTTTGTGATAGAAAAGTCCAACCAAGGGCAAAATGGTAAATTGATAAAGGTGGACGTCCCCGACGAGTTCTCTGGGTTTGTACAGTCGGGTTGCCTCGTCGAGATATAA
- the LOC111900736 gene encoding serine/arginine-rich SC35-like splicing factor SCL33: MRGRSYSYSPSPPRYHSRRNRSPSPKRHARDLPTSLLVRNLRLDCRPEDLRVPFGEFGPLKDVYLPRDYYTGEPRGFGFVQFLDPEDAAEAKYQMDGQILLGRELTVVFAEENRKKPSDMRARERFRGRSYDRRVSSSSSFNRYSRSPPRGRSYHHSPPRRRHHYSRSISRDRSYRDRYRSYSRSPYGSRSPEGY; encoded by the exons ATGAGGGGTAGAAGTTACAGCTACAGCCCTTCACCACCAAGGTACCATAGCAGAAGGAATCGAAGCCCTAGCCCAAAGCGTCATGCTAGAGATCTTCCTACTAGCCTATTGGTTCGCAACCTTCGCCTTGATTGTAG ACCAGAAGATCTTCGTGTGCCATTTGGAGAGTTTGGCCCTCTGAAAGACGTTTACTTGCCACGCGACTACTATACAGG AGAGCCACGTGGATTTGGTTTTGTTCAATTTCTTGACCCAGAAGATGCTGCAGAAGCCAAATATCAAATGGATGGTCAGATTCTTCTTGGTAGGGAGCTGACAGTTGTGTTTGCTGAAGAAAATAGGAAGAAGCCTTCAGACATGAGAGCAAGAGAACGTTTTAG GGGACGATCTTATGATCGTAGagtgtcttcttcttcttctttcaacCGTTATTCTCGTTCCCCGCCACGTGGCAGATCATATCACCATTCTCCTCCTAGACGCCGTCATCATTACTCAAG GTCAATCTCACGAGACCGAAGCTACAGGGACAGATACAGGTCTTATTCAAGGTCTCCATATGGTTCCAGGAGTCCCGAAGGTTATTAG